One Nitrosomonas sp. PY1 DNA window includes the following coding sequences:
- a CDS encoding APC family permease, whose protein sequence is MHTLESKGLKKGAISRSAAIMIGLAATAPAYSLSGALGYGAAESGYQLPIIFILSVIPMFFVALSYKHLTASLPDSGTVFTWGAKALGPRFGWFGGWAMFLSSILAGVTATQVIVNMVAILLDLEQMPQWLNFVVAVAFIFSTTYLAILGAKESSRATILFALFQFSGLAILALVLFFCILQNDVISTAESFSWTWFDPFSIPSPDIFLNGFLIALFIFWGFDASLAMSEETKGNSEQAGRSGVIAILITVVIYVVFTTLALTYAGIDSKDPMSLTFASNIDSSITVLVTDVIGSHGAKLAALIIAISAFSATMSTIMPAARIVLAMASYRAIPAQFAKIDPITYTPKLATWTIGSMTLVIYVILSFVSEAIIKDAIHSVSIAVCTYYAIASLSCASYFYHTAFRQWRTTLSQVIFPILGAITLMVIGTIQAWRMFDPNYGASGSIEGVGAVFLLGVATLLLGFFVMLLCNLHEATFFHGKTLPKESTSLGFSINHSNNS, encoded by the coding sequence ATGCATACTTTAGAATCTAAAGGTCTCAAAAAAGGCGCGATATCAAGATCTGCCGCAATAATGATCGGCTTGGCTGCAACTGCACCGGCTTACTCATTATCGGGCGCTTTGGGGTACGGAGCTGCAGAAAGTGGATACCAGTTGCCCATTATTTTTATTTTGTCAGTGATCCCAATGTTTTTTGTCGCTTTATCTTATAAGCATCTTACTGCCTCCTTACCTGATTCCGGAACCGTATTTACTTGGGGTGCCAAAGCATTGGGACCGAGATTCGGTTGGTTTGGTGGATGGGCAATGTTTTTATCCAGTATATTGGCTGGTGTTACAGCAACCCAAGTAATTGTAAATATGGTGGCGATTTTATTAGATTTAGAACAAATGCCGCAATGGTTGAATTTTGTTGTGGCTGTAGCATTTATTTTTAGCACCACTTATTTGGCTATTCTTGGCGCGAAAGAATCATCCCGAGCTACTATATTATTTGCTTTATTCCAATTCAGCGGCCTCGCTATTTTGGCGTTAGTGTTATTTTTTTGTATTCTGCAAAACGATGTGATCAGCACAGCTGAATCGTTCTCATGGACATGGTTTGATCCTTTCTCAATTCCTTCTCCAGATATTTTCCTCAATGGATTCCTAATTGCATTGTTCATTTTTTGGGGATTTGATGCATCTCTAGCAATGTCTGAAGAAACAAAAGGAAATTCTGAACAGGCAGGTCGCAGTGGCGTGATAGCGATTTTGATTACCGTTGTAATTTATGTCGTTTTTACTACGTTAGCACTCACCTATGCCGGTATAGATTCCAAAGACCCAATGAGCTTAACATTTGCTAGCAACATTGATTCCAGTATCACCGTGTTAGTTACAGATGTTATCGGTTCTCACGGTGCAAAATTGGCTGCATTAATTATCGCGATATCCGCTTTCTCGGCAACAATGTCCACAATAATGCCTGCTGCAAGAATCGTGCTGGCTATGGCATCGTATCGCGCAATTCCAGCACAGTTTGCTAAAATCGACCCAATAACCTACACCCCAAAGCTTGCGACATGGACGATAGGTTCTATGACACTAGTTATTTATGTCATTTTAAGCTTTGTGAGTGAAGCTATCATTAAAGATGCGATTCATAGCGTCAGCATTGCAGTATGCACTTACTATGCAATCGCATCGTTATCTTGTGCGAGTTATTTTTATCACACAGCATTTCGCCAATGGCGTACTACGCTCTCACAAGTAATTTTTCCTATTTTGGGCGCCATTACATTGATGGTGATTGGCACTATCCAGGCTTGGCGAATGTTTGATCCTAATTATGGTGCAAGTGGTTCTATCGAAGGAGTCGGTGCAGTTTTCCTATTGGGTGTCGCTACCCTGTTACTCGGTTTTTTTGTGATGCTGTTATGTAACTTACATGAAGCAACTTTTTTTCATGGTAAAACCTTGCCAAAGGAAAGTACATCTTTAGGTTTTTCTATCAATCATTCCAATAATTCGTAA
- a CDS encoding IS5 family transposase, with the protein MLELQLDRSDPLLQLALEIPWLEFDEAYSIHYSEGLGAPSKPIRLMVGLLILKQLENLSDEAVVLQWKRNPYYQAFCGMKEFQRRLPCHSTELVHFRKRIGAEGVERIFQMSVGLHGEAALEDTVHIDTTVQEKNIAYPTDSKLAIRIINRLNKIAQAHGVQQRRTFVKEVKSLRLAIRHFRHVTKRAKAKRALKRLRTIAGILIRELRRELPQYCLFECYQQDFLMYERILRQQSKDTNKIYSLHEPQVYCVAKGKDHKQYEYGSKASIASTAQGNLIVGVVSHEQNRHDNHTLPEILRHVEASRGKAVKQAVCDRGYRGKREVNGTSIILPGKALKQDTRYQRDKKRKQCRRRAAIEPIIGHLKSDFRLIRNYLKGAIGDRINLLMAACAWNLKQWLLAILWLFFSWRKTQITPIC; encoded by the coding sequence ATGCTAGAATTGCAGCTTGATCGTTCTGATCCATTGCTACAGCTTGCATTGGAAATACCTTGGCTTGAGTTTGACGAAGCATATTCAATACACTACAGCGAAGGATTAGGCGCACCCAGTAAACCGATTCGGCTGATGGTTGGATTGTTGATACTCAAGCAGTTAGAGAACTTGAGCGATGAAGCAGTAGTATTGCAGTGGAAACGCAATCCGTATTACCAGGCTTTTTGCGGGATGAAAGAGTTTCAGCGAAGATTGCCCTGCCACAGCACGGAGTTGGTGCATTTTCGTAAGCGCATTGGCGCTGAAGGTGTTGAGCGTATTTTCCAGATGAGCGTTGGTTTGCATGGAGAAGCTGCGCTGGAAGACACGGTTCACATTGACACGACAGTGCAAGAAAAGAACATCGCCTATCCGACAGATAGCAAGCTGGCAATTAGAATCATCAACCGACTAAACAAGATAGCCCAAGCGCATGGTGTTCAACAGCGGCGTACTTTCGTCAAAGAAGTAAAATCATTGCGTCTGGCTATTCGGCATTTCCGTCACGTCACCAAAAGAGCAAAGGCCAAGCGAGCGCTAAAGCGGCTTAGAACGATTGCGGGCATCTTAATACGGGAACTGCGCCGAGAATTGCCGCAATACTGTTTATTTGAGTGCTACCAACAAGATTTTCTGATGTATGAGCGCATTTTAAGGCAGCAATCTAAAGACACAAACAAGATCTATTCATTGCACGAGCCGCAGGTGTACTGCGTGGCCAAAGGAAAAGACCACAAACAATACGAATATGGCAGCAAGGCATCGATAGCAAGCACCGCGCAAGGCAATCTGATCGTCGGTGTAGTCAGTCACGAACAAAACCGGCATGACAATCATACGCTGCCGGAAATACTGCGTCATGTTGAGGCATCTCGCGGCAAAGCCGTCAAACAAGCAGTATGTGATCGCGGCTATCGCGGCAAGCGAGAAGTTAATGGCACGAGTATTATTTTGCCGGGGAAAGCACTCAAACAAGATACTCGTTATCAAAGGGACAAGAAACGAAAGCAATGCAGAAGACGTGCAGCGATTGAACCCATCATTGGTCATTTGAAATCGGATTTTAGGTTGATCAGAAATTATTTAAAAGGTGCTATCGGAGATCGTATCAATCTATTGATGGCTGCTTGCGCATGGAATCTGAAACAATGGCTGCTGGCCATTCTTTGGCTGTTCTTCTCATGGCGAAAAACGCAAATTACCCCAATTTGTTAA
- a CDS encoding SPOR domain-containing protein, protein MEKKQLSAPISLNSEKIVLVPVNDGCLQWGNFYEEQIQYSETAMAEFYPDLSYEWESIGNAMKYLLFIPSLPNKEATNRMINKLRNFGIVSFRIKKTEERWKNTISVGVYDDKQEAQKQLEDLVKKGIANAMIEEFEVELKKMIIHQSNAIIQKQMEKVVEQFEGTQLTAIQCKD, encoded by the coding sequence TTGGAAAAGAAACAATTAAGCGCTCCAATATCACTTAATTCTGAGAAAATTGTATTGGTGCCGGTCAATGACGGTTGTTTGCAATGGGGTAATTTTTATGAAGAACAGATACAATACTCAGAAACAGCAATGGCAGAATTTTATCCAGACTTGTCTTATGAGTGGGAGAGTATTGGTAATGCCATGAAATATCTGTTGTTTATTCCATCATTGCCCAATAAAGAAGCAACCAATCGTATGATTAATAAATTGCGTAATTTCGGTATCGTCAGTTTTCGTATAAAAAAAACTGAAGAGCGTTGGAAGAATACCATTTCCGTCGGTGTATATGATGATAAACAAGAAGCGCAGAAACAATTGGAAGATCTTGTAAAAAAAGGAATAGCTAACGCAATGATAGAAGAATTTGAAGTTGAATTAAAAAAAATGATTATCCATCAGTCAAACGCCATCATCCAAAAGCAAATGGAAAAAGTCGTCGAGCAATTTGAAGGTACACAATTGACTGCTATTCAATGTAAAGATTGA
- the rph gene encoding ribonuclease PH: MTRSNQRTPVQIRPVRITRQFTRYADGSVLIECGETKVICTATINEQVPSFLKGQGQGWLTAEYGMLPGSTHSRMQREAARGKQSGRTMEIQRLIGRALRAVVDLKKLGERTVLIDCDVVQADGGTRTASITGAFVALHDAMEKLIYQQLIETTPIIDHVAAISAGIRQGVALLDLDYEEDSSCDTDMNVVMTGNLGLVEVQGTAEGMAFSRSELSTLLDMTQHGIQELIAIQRESLAQESIVRG; this comes from the coding sequence ATGACACGAAGCAATCAAAGAACCCCTGTACAAATTCGCCCTGTCAGAATTACCCGTCAATTTACTCGCTATGCGGATGGATCGGTATTAATCGAATGTGGAGAAACGAAAGTAATATGTACGGCAACCATTAATGAACAGGTCCCTTCTTTTTTAAAAGGACAGGGACAAGGTTGGTTGACCGCCGAATATGGAATGTTGCCTGGTTCAACACACTCGCGCATGCAGCGTGAAGCAGCGAGAGGCAAACAATCCGGGCGCACTATGGAAATCCAACGATTAATCGGACGTGCCCTACGTGCTGTGGTTGATCTGAAAAAATTGGGAGAACGTACCGTTCTGATCGATTGCGATGTCGTACAGGCGGATGGAGGTACGCGTACTGCAAGTATTACAGGTGCTTTTGTTGCCTTGCACGATGCGATGGAAAAACTGATTTATCAACAGTTGATTGAGACCACACCGATTATCGATCATGTGGCCGCCATATCAGCCGGTATTCGCCAAGGTGTTGCATTACTTGATCTGGATTATGAAGAAGATTCATCGTGCGATACGGATATGAATGTCGTGATGACCGGTAACTTAGGCCTAGTCGAAGTGCAAGGTACCGCTGAAGGAATGGCTTTTAGCCGTAGTGAGCTGAGCACATTATTGGATATGACGCAGCACGGCATACAGGAATTGATTGCAATACAGAGAGAATCGCTAGCACAGGAATCCATAGTACGTGGATAG
- the map gene encoding type I methionyl aminopeptidase, with the protein MSVSIKTPKEIEMMRIAGRLASEVLDYITPFVVSGIATEELDRLCHDYMVDVQKTIPAPLNYAPSGHSPYPKSICTSINNQICHGIPGSKKLKNGDIVNIDITVIYQGYHGDTSRMYYVGEPSIQARRLCEVTYEAMWRGIEQVQPGKKLGDIGHAIQKLAEGVGYSVVREFCGHGIGVKFHEDPQVLHYGKPGTGMELKSGMIFTIEPMINAGKAGIRHMPDGWTITTKDGSLSAQWEHTVLVTENGYEVLTVSAGTPDKPSYHYTN; encoded by the coding sequence ATGTCAGTTTCAATAAAAACACCGAAAGAAATCGAAATGATGCGAATCGCTGGTCGATTAGCATCGGAGGTTCTTGATTACATAACGCCTTTTGTCGTGTCGGGTATCGCTACCGAAGAACTGGATAGGTTATGCCATGATTATATGGTCGATGTGCAGAAAACTATTCCAGCACCACTTAACTATGCGCCATCCGGCCATTCCCCTTACCCAAAGTCGATTTGCACTTCGATTAACAATCAGATTTGTCACGGTATCCCAGGGAGTAAAAAGTTAAAAAATGGTGACATTGTCAATATTGATATCACCGTGATTTATCAAGGTTATCACGGCGATACGAGTCGTATGTATTATGTTGGAGAGCCTTCAATTCAAGCCAGGCGTTTGTGTGAAGTGACTTATGAAGCCATGTGGCGTGGCATTGAACAGGTTCAGCCAGGTAAAAAATTGGGCGATATTGGCCACGCCATTCAGAAATTGGCTGAAGGCGTCGGATATAGTGTGGTTAGAGAGTTTTGTGGACATGGCATTGGCGTAAAGTTTCATGAAGATCCGCAGGTGCTTCACTATGGTAAGCCTGGAACGGGAATGGAATTAAAATCTGGGATGATTTTTACCATTGAACCGATGATTAATGCCGGCAAAGCAGGTATTCGCCACATGCCGGATGGCTGGACCATTACCACTAAAGATGGCAGTTTGTCTGCGCAATGGGAACATACCGTTTTGGTGACTGAAAACGGTTACGAAGTATTGACCGTATCAGCAGGTACGCCTGACAAGCCAAGTTATCATTATACTAATTAG
- the hemL gene encoding glutamate-1-semialdehyde 2,1-aminomutase, translating into MTSKNQQLFELSQRYIPGGVNSPVRAFKSVGGEPVFFQRGEGAYFWDVDEKSYVDYVGSWGPLILGHAHPEVVKAVQAAAQNGLTFGAPTEAELEIAQLICKLLPSIEQVRLVSSGTEAGMSVIRLARGFTGRSKIIKFEGCYHGHDDSLLVKAGSGALTFGNPSSAGVPAETAGHTIVLDFNNIASVEQAFDQWGKEIAAVIVEPVAGNMNLIAPKADFLQKLRTLCTQNESVLIFDEVMTGFRVGLACAQGLYKVKPDLTILGKVIGGGMPLAAFGGRREIMQCLAPLGPVYQAGTLSGNPVAVAAGLATLKLIQAPNFYEKLTEVTKRMTEGLATAAQRYDIDFFAQSIGGMFGIYFSEIVPTSFAEIMQCDKAAFNRFFHAMLQEGIYFAPSAFEAGFVSSVHGDTELNKTFAAADKVFSDWNQ; encoded by the coding sequence ATGACTTCAAAAAATCAGCAATTATTCGAATTATCACAGCGGTATATTCCTGGAGGAGTTAACTCTCCAGTGCGAGCATTTAAATCAGTAGGGGGTGAACCGGTTTTTTTCCAACGAGGCGAGGGTGCTTACTTTTGGGATGTTGATGAAAAATCTTATGTAGATTATGTTGGCTCCTGGGGGCCATTAATTTTAGGACACGCTCATCCGGAGGTGGTTAAAGCCGTGCAAGCTGCGGCACAAAATGGTTTAACGTTTGGTGCTCCAACCGAAGCCGAGTTGGAAATTGCACAACTAATCTGTAAGTTATTGCCATCGATCGAGCAGGTACGCCTAGTCAGTTCGGGTACCGAAGCAGGTATGAGTGTTATTCGTTTAGCGCGCGGCTTCACAGGGCGTAGCAAAATCATCAAATTTGAAGGTTGTTACCATGGTCATGATGACTCTTTGCTCGTTAAAGCAGGATCGGGTGCATTGACTTTCGGTAATCCAAGTTCAGCAGGAGTACCCGCAGAAACTGCGGGACACACCATTGTGTTGGACTTCAACAATATTGCAAGCGTGGAGCAGGCTTTTGATCAATGGGGTAAGGAGATTGCCGCCGTGATCGTTGAACCGGTGGCAGGGAATATGAATTTAATTGCTCCTAAAGCGGATTTTCTGCAAAAATTACGTACATTGTGTACACAGAATGAGAGCGTCTTGATTTTCGATGAAGTCATGACAGGATTTCGTGTCGGATTGGCTTGCGCACAAGGGCTTTATAAGGTCAAGCCGGATTTAACAATTTTGGGTAAAGTGATTGGTGGCGGGATGCCACTGGCGGCTTTTGGTGGGCGCCGTGAAATCATGCAATGTTTGGCACCGCTAGGACCTGTTTATCAAGCAGGAACATTGTCAGGGAATCCCGTTGCGGTGGCGGCGGGCTTGGCTACGCTTAAATTGATTCAAGCTCCTAATTTTTATGAAAAATTAACTGAAGTGACGAAACGGATGACGGAAGGATTGGCAACCGCAGCGCAGAGATACGATATCGATTTTTTTGCGCAGTCGATTGGAGGAATGTTTGGAATCTATTTCTCAGAAATAGTTCCTACCAGTTTTGCTGAGATCATGCAATGCGACAAAGCTGCATTCAACCGATTCTTCCACGCCATGTTGCAGGAAGGTATTTATTTTGCGCCCTCAGCATTTGAAGCTGGATTCGTTTCGTCAGTACACGGCGACACTGAGCTCAATAAAACTTTTGCCGCTGCAGATAAAGTTTTTAGTGATTGGAATCAGTAA
- the rdgB gene encoding RdgB/HAM1 family non-canonical purine NTP pyrophosphatase codes for MQKLVIASNNTGKIAEINTLLTPLAIEAISQSAFNVSEIAEPFVTFVENALTKARHASRCSGLPALADDSGICVAALNGAPGVHSARYAGEPKSDARNNLKLVESLQNQTDRRAFYYCVIVLVRHADDPQPIVVDGSWYGEIITQSRGAGGFGYDPHFYLPELDKTAAELTAEQKNQISHRGIALAKLAGILRHTGKF; via the coding sequence ATACAGAAACTGGTCATTGCCAGCAATAATACTGGAAAAATAGCTGAAATCAATACACTGCTTACACCTTTGGCCATTGAGGCGATATCTCAATCGGCTTTTAATGTGAGTGAAATTGCAGAACCTTTTGTGACATTCGTTGAGAATGCGCTGACAAAAGCACGGCACGCTAGCCGCTGTTCAGGATTGCCGGCATTGGCAGACGACTCGGGGATTTGTGTTGCAGCGCTCAATGGCGCACCGGGTGTCCATTCTGCACGGTATGCTGGAGAACCCAAGTCGGATGCGCGCAATAATCTGAAGCTAGTAGAGTCATTGCAAAATCAAACCGATCGACGTGCATTTTATTACTGTGTCATTGTACTCGTGCGCCATGCAGACGATCCGCAACCGATCGTTGTCGACGGTTCGTGGTATGGAGAAATCATAACCCAATCGCGTGGAGCCGGCGGGTTCGGTTATGATCCGCATTTTTATCTACCAGAACTCGATAAAACTGCTGCTGAGTTAACCGCAGAACAGAAAAATCAAATCAGCCACCGCGGTATAGCACTGGCGAAACTGGCAGGTATTTTACGCCATACCGGAAAATTTTGA
- a CDS encoding low molecular weight protein-tyrosine-phosphatase has translation MNKSHKIKVLFVCMGNICRSPTADAVFRHYVRDAGLEHMIEVDSAGTHAYHIGHPPDQRSQQAAVKRGYQMSDLRARAVNSKDFEVFDYILAMDKENLALLQQKSPEQHHQKIQLFMCYGSNASTTIEVPDPYYGGHQGFEVVLDMVEEASRGLLLHLHSNNLYKENS, from the coding sequence ATGAATAAAAGTCACAAAATAAAAGTATTATTTGTCTGCATGGGCAATATTTGTCGCTCTCCCACTGCCGATGCCGTTTTCCGTCATTATGTCCGAGATGCAGGTCTGGAACACATGATTGAGGTAGATTCTGCCGGAACGCACGCATATCACATCGGACATCCACCTGATCAGCGTTCGCAGCAAGCAGCGGTAAAGCGCGGCTACCAAATGAGTGATTTGCGCGCCCGTGCGGTTAACTCAAAAGACTTTGAAGTATTTGATTACATTCTTGCCATGGACAAGGAAAATCTTGCTTTACTTCAGCAGAAAAGCCCGGAGCAACACCATCAGAAAATTCAGCTATTTATGTGTTATGGGAGTAACGCCTCAACCACAATCGAAGTACCTGATCCTTATTATGGCGGCCATCAAGGCTTTGAGGTTGTTTTGGATATGGTCGAAGAAGCTAGTCGGGGCTTGCTATTACATTTGCACAGTAACAATCTATACAAGGAAAATTCTTAA
- a CDS encoding c-type cytochrome — protein sequence MIPANPILAGQHVEYLSKQLHDFKASENEPAKRNSPVMSAMVAALSPEDMKKVSEYYAKQKKIPSPVEADAKLLEAGKTLYHGGNIDNGVPACASCHGPQGAGIPPHYPALAGQHAEYVNAQLNQFNTGDRTNDNGVMQKVITRMSGKEKRAVSAYIASMHP from the coding sequence ATTATTCCTGCCAATCCGATTTTAGCAGGACAACATGTCGAATACCTTTCTAAGCAATTACATGATTTTAAGGCGAGCGAGAACGAGCCTGCGAAGCGGAATAGCCCCGTGATGTCAGCAATGGTCGCCGCACTTTCGCCAGAAGATATGAAAAAGGTAAGCGAATACTACGCCAAGCAAAAAAAGATACCTAGCCCGGTAGAAGCGGATGCAAAGCTTCTTGAAGCAGGAAAAACTTTATATCACGGCGGCAATATTGATAATGGTGTTCCTGCTTGCGCAAGTTGCCACGGCCCTCAAGGAGCAGGAATTCCTCCCCACTATCCAGCGCTTGCCGGGCAGCATGCAGAATACGTGAACGCTCAGTTAAACCAGTTTAATACAGGCGATCGCACCAATGATAATGGCGTGATGCAAAAAGTAATTACTCGCATGAGCGGTAAAGAAAAACGCGCCGTATCAGCCTATATTGCCTCGATGCATCCATAA
- a CDS encoding EAL and HDOD domain-containing protein, with product MSDVYLGRLPILDTKQNVVAYELLFRADHHNKAIVTNNSAASANVIIETYGQLGIDNVIGKRRGFIKVDAQLLMHDSILLLPKKHVVLEILRDVEITEVITQRCAFLKRKGYQLALSYTAQSSAHYDHILSLINIVKINVNELTSEHLMAVIKQLRRFPILLLAEKVENQETAKHCISLNFQMLQGFFFTQPEVMSGKNIDPSKLSLLKLMLLVVKDGDISEIENELKYQPGLSYNLLRMVNSASSGLSAKINSIKRAILILGRKQLQRWVQILLYAAKQKDGSTSDALMLTAAIRGKLLESIATADRPHDKNHQDRAFMVGILSLLDTLLGMEMSQLVKTLNIQQDMREALVFRRGYLGQQLQLIETYEKGEHEIVSTLISQMIFINWDQFSAMELEATAWANRISDSIKQA from the coding sequence ATGAGTGATGTTTATCTAGGTAGGTTACCGATCCTTGATACAAAACAAAATGTAGTTGCCTATGAATTGCTATTTCGTGCCGATCATCATAATAAAGCAATTGTCACCAATAACTCCGCAGCATCAGCGAATGTGATTATCGAAACTTATGGTCAATTGGGCATTGATAATGTTATCGGTAAACGACGAGGCTTTATCAAAGTCGACGCGCAATTACTTATGCATGATTCGATTTTGTTGTTACCCAAAAAGCATGTCGTGTTGGAAATTCTACGTGATGTAGAAATTACTGAGGTTATAACTCAACGATGTGCTTTTTTAAAACGAAAAGGCTATCAACTAGCGCTTTCATATACCGCTCAATCGAGCGCACATTATGACCATATTTTATCGCTGATTAATATTGTTAAAATCAATGTTAATGAGCTCACTTCGGAACATTTGATGGCGGTGATAAAACAATTGCGTCGTTTTCCTATTCTATTGCTGGCGGAAAAGGTAGAAAACCAGGAAACCGCTAAACATTGTATTTCGCTTAATTTTCAAATGTTGCAAGGGTTTTTTTTTACTCAACCGGAAGTGATGAGTGGTAAAAATATTGATCCTTCTAAGCTTTCGCTACTGAAACTGATGTTATTGGTTGTCAAAGATGGTGATATCTCTGAAATTGAGAATGAACTAAAATATCAGCCAGGCTTAAGTTACAATTTGTTACGCATGGTTAATTCGGCTTCGAGCGGCTTATCAGCCAAGATCAATTCGATCAAGCGTGCAATATTGATACTTGGACGCAAGCAGTTACAACGTTGGGTACAAATTTTGTTATATGCCGCAAAACAAAAGGATGGCAGTACATCGGACGCATTGATGTTAACAGCTGCTATACGTGGCAAGTTATTGGAATCTATCGCAACAGCTGATCGCCCTCATGACAAGAATCATCAAGATAGGGCATTTATGGTAGGTATTCTTTCACTGTTAGATACACTTCTGGGAATGGAAATGTCGCAACTGGTGAAAACTTTAAATATTCAGCAAGATATGCGTGAGGCTTTGGTATTTCGACGGGGTTATTTAGGACAACAATTGCAGTTAATTGAAACCTATGAAAAAGGTGAACATGAAATAGTATCCACATTAATATCTCAGATGATTTTTATTAATTGGGATCAATTTTCGGCGATGGAATTGGAGGCCACTGCTTGGGCTAATCGGATTAGTGATTCGATTAAGCAGGCATAA
- a CDS encoding alpha/beta hydrolase-fold protein encodes MIKSGAQHYAAELGLMLVSMDTSPRQTGIPGEADTWDFGAEAGFYLDATEQPWSKYYRVESYIIRELRSIIVNQFPVDANRIGIFGHSMGGHGALTLALRYSELFRSVSGFAPICAPMRVRGNKKLSVISRP; translated from the coding sequence ATGATCAAATCCGGTGCACAACATTACGCCGCCGAGCTCGGCTTGATGTTGGTTTCGATGGACACCAGTCCGCGCCAAACTGGCATTCCTGGTGAAGCCGATACTTGGGATTTTGGCGCCGAGGCAGGGTTTTATTTGGATGCGACGGAACAACCGTGGTCGAAGTATTATCGCGTGGAAAGCTACATTATTCGGGAATTACGCTCAATCATTGTCAATCAATTTCCAGTCGATGCAAATCGTATCGGTATTTTTGGTCATTCCATGGGCGGTCACGGTGCACTGACATTGGCGCTACGATACTCAGAATTATTCCGCTCGGTCTCCGGTTTTGCGCCGATCTGCGCACCGATGCGTGTCCGTGGGAACAAAAAGCTTTCCGTAATTAGTCGTCCCTGA
- a CDS encoding HDOD domain-containing protein → MEKSAILSALATEAKQGRLFFSTSANAAIHIKNKLEDPDCNLDSAIHLIKAEPLLATKVVGIANSVIFNHTGKEVTDVRSAMTLIGMRTARSLATAIVVQQLTEPQQKNPMVTELWQHSIHVAALARIVAQHITKQNPDTALFAGIIHEISWFYLLSREKHFPGLMDESVATAWTSDADLENESELECEIQIGSAILKALSVPTLVLESIISLWKGRLSSPPTTLGDTLLFANQLASVKSPLPLTSNQTGDDIMHGLYSLIDEQALQDLLKESEHEVKSLIKALNS, encoded by the coding sequence ATGGAAAAAAGCGCAATACTCAGCGCTTTGGCAACAGAGGCGAAACAAGGAAGGCTGTTTTTTTCTACCTCAGCAAATGCTGCGATCCATATCAAAAATAAATTGGAAGATCCCGATTGCAACCTTGATTCGGCGATCCACTTAATTAAGGCGGAGCCACTGCTCGCAACTAAGGTAGTAGGTATCGCCAATTCTGTAATTTTCAATCATACTGGAAAAGAAGTAACCGATGTTCGGTCTGCCATGACATTGATTGGAATGCGAACCGCGCGCAGTTTAGCAACAGCAATTGTAGTTCAGCAACTAACAGAACCTCAGCAGAAGAATCCTATGGTGACTGAATTATGGCAACATTCCATACATGTGGCTGCGCTTGCGCGAATTGTCGCACAGCACATCACCAAGCAGAATCCTGATACCGCATTATTTGCCGGAATCATTCATGAAATTAGCTGGTTTTATTTACTATCACGTGAAAAACATTTTCCTGGGTTAATGGATGAGAGCGTAGCAACCGCTTGGACTAGTGATGCAGACTTAGAAAATGAAAGCGAATTGGAATGTGAGATTCAGATCGGCAGCGCAATTCTTAAGGCGCTGTCAGTGCCTACACTCGTACTGGAAAGCATTATTAGTTTGTGGAAAGGACGCCTATCTTCACCACCGACTACGTTGGGAGATACGCTGTTATTTGCCAATCAACTTGCATCTGTAAAATCTCCCTTGCCCCTAACTTCAAATCAAACCGGTGATGATATTATGCATGGATTATACTCTTTGATTGATGAGCAAGCGCTACAAGATCTTCTCAAAGAATCTGAGCATGAAGTTAAATCGCTTATTAAAGCTTTAAATAGTTAA